From Corallincola holothuriorum, the proteins below share one genomic window:
- a CDS encoding glutamate--cysteine ligase family protein — MGQAVDKHHFCAADFERFAQCLEQDIEALACLLDKPDFGVGPCSLGAELELYLVDHCGHPQPFNKHFQKLANDPLLTLELNRFNLEYNLSPVPAAGTPFTAIHRQLNEKLAELRHIAAPTDTRILAIGILPTLRQSDFGLANMTDEPRYHALSQRLDELKQDPFYIHIDGAEPLKLHTDFLTLEGANTSFQVHLRVNPKEFVDHYNAIQLVTPIALGLAANSPTLLGHRLWHETRITLFKQSIDYRDRHSNHWRPPARVGFGCGWARKSPLELFSSSARQFPVMMPVDYHESPLTDIQQGKTPALSSLRLHQGTVWNWNRPVYDPVAEGHLRIELRALPAGPTPLDMMANAAFCIGMAVGLQDQLEDHLVALPFEHARYNFYRSAQHGLNAQLVWPSGPHGQLQEIPLTTLATKMLPVAERGLATLGITTAEIALYLDPIRMRLTHQQNGAIWQLKILSQLEQSLSRHDALHQMLWRYYEQQQIGTPVAQWSSEL, encoded by the coding sequence ATGGGACAAGCCGTTGATAAGCATCATTTCTGTGCGGCTGATTTTGAGCGCTTTGCACAATGCCTTGAACAGGACATTGAAGCACTAGCATGCTTATTAGATAAACCAGATTTCGGCGTTGGCCCCTGCTCTCTGGGAGCAGAGCTTGAGTTGTACTTGGTCGATCACTGCGGCCACCCTCAACCATTCAACAAACACTTCCAAAAACTGGCGAACGATCCATTACTCACACTAGAACTTAACCGCTTCAACCTGGAATACAATCTGTCCCCGGTACCCGCTGCGGGCACACCTTTTACCGCAATTCACCGTCAGCTAAACGAAAAGCTGGCTGAACTTCGTCATATTGCTGCGCCAACCGATACACGCATTCTCGCCATTGGCATTCTTCCCACATTAAGGCAAAGCGATTTTGGCTTAGCCAACATGACCGACGAACCTCGTTATCATGCGCTTTCCCAAAGACTGGATGAACTAAAACAAGATCCGTTTTATATCCATATCGATGGCGCAGAGCCGCTCAAATTACACACCGACTTTTTAACTCTGGAAGGTGCAAACACATCATTTCAGGTTCATCTGAGAGTAAACCCAAAAGAGTTTGTCGATCACTACAACGCCATACAGTTAGTTACGCCGATCGCGCTTGGTTTAGCAGCCAACTCACCGACTCTGCTCGGCCATCGGCTGTGGCACGAAACCAGGATCACGCTGTTTAAACAGTCGATCGACTACCGAGACAGACATTCAAATCATTGGCGCCCACCCGCCCGTGTGGGTTTCGGTTGTGGTTGGGCACGCAAAAGTCCACTGGAACTGTTTTCCTCCAGCGCACGTCAATTCCCCGTGATGATGCCGGTTGACTACCATGAATCACCGTTGACTGACATCCAGCAAGGTAAAACGCCCGCTTTAAGTAGCCTGCGGCTACACCAAGGCACGGTCTGGAATTGGAACCGTCCGGTCTACGATCCCGTTGCCGAAGGCCACCTAAGGATCGAACTAAGGGCTCTACCCGCGGGCCCTACCCCCTTAGATATGATGGCCAACGCCGCATTTTGCATCGGCATGGCGGTCGGCCTGCAGGATCAGCTCGAAGACCACTTGGTTGCCTTACCTTTTGAGCATGCGCGCTACAATTTTTACCGGTCCGCTCAGCACGGGTTAAACGCACAGCTGGTATGGCCGTCAGGCCCACATGGGCAGTTGCAAGAGATCCCTCTAACAACGTTAGCGACAAAAATGCTCCCCGTTGCAGAGCGCGGATTAGCCACTCTAGGGATCACCACAGCTGAAATAGCACTCTACCTTGATCCCATCAGGATGCGACTAACCCACCAACAAAACGGTGCCATCTGGCAACTCAAGATATTAAGCCAGCTGGAACAAAGCCTTTCCCGCCACGATGCCCTACATCAAATGCTATGGCGATATTACGAACAGCAACAAATAGGCACCCCCGTAGCCCAATGGAGCAGCGAATTATGA